The following proteins come from a genomic window of Rhodoligotrophos sp. CJ14:
- the murC gene encoding UDP-N-acetylmuramate--L-alanine ligase produces the protein MKIPRDIGPIHFVGIGGIGMSGIAEVMATLGYPVQGSDLSANANVERLRGLGIPVAIGHDAGNLGDAQVVVISSAVKPDNPEVIAAREHFLPIVRRAEMLAELMRFRTCVAVGGTHGKTTTTSLVASLLDAGGMDPTVVNGGIINAYGTNARLGKGDWMVVESDESDGTFVKLPADVVIVTNIDPEHLDHYGSFDAVKAGFLSFVQNIPFYGFAVMCIDHPVVQQLIGQVTDRRVITYGRSPQADVRMIENNFSGGMNRFTVRFLDRRSGARHTIEDLALPMPGEHNALNATAAIAVARELGMSDENIRAGLANFTGVKRRFTKTGVWNGVTVYDDYGHHPVEIAAVLKAARRVADRRVIAVMQPHRYTRLRDLFDDFCTCFNDAHSVVLAPVYSAGEQPIEGVTHDALLEAMRARGHRGVMKIDGPHELAPMIGSMAEPGDIVVCLGAGTITQWAYALPGELERLG, from the coding sequence ATGAAAATACCGCGCGATATCGGCCCCATTCACTTCGTCGGCATCGGCGGCATCGGCATGAGCGGCATCGCCGAGGTGATGGCGACGCTTGGCTATCCCGTGCAGGGCTCGGATCTCTCGGCCAATGCCAATGTGGAGCGTTTGCGCGGCCTAGGCATACCCGTGGCGATTGGCCACGACGCTGGCAATCTGGGCGATGCGCAGGTCGTGGTGATTTCATCGGCCGTGAAGCCTGACAACCCCGAAGTCATCGCCGCACGCGAGCATTTCCTCCCCATCGTGCGCCGCGCGGAAATGCTGGCCGAGCTCATGCGCTTCAGGACCTGCGTGGCGGTTGGCGGCACCCATGGCAAGACCACCACCACATCCCTCGTCGCTTCGCTGCTCGATGCGGGCGGCATGGACCCGACGGTCGTCAATGGCGGCATCATCAACGCCTATGGCACCAATGCACGCCTGGGCAAGGGCGACTGGATGGTGGTGGAATCCGATGAGTCCGACGGCACTTTCGTCAAGCTGCCCGCGGATGTGGTGATCGTCACCAATATCGATCCTGAGCATCTCGACCATTACGGCAGCTTCGATGCTGTGAAGGCAGGCTTTCTCTCCTTCGTGCAGAACATTCCCTTCTACGGCTTTGCCGTCATGTGCATTGATCACCCCGTCGTGCAGCAGCTGATCGGGCAGGTGACCGATCGGCGGGTGATCACCTATGGCCGCAGCCCGCAGGCGGATGTGCGCATGATCGAGAACAATTTTTCGGGCGGCATGAACCGGTTCACGGTACGCTTTCTCGATCGCCGGAGCGGCGCGCGCCATACGATCGAAGATCTGGCCCTGCCCATGCCCGGCGAGCACAACGCCCTCAATGCGACAGCGGCGATCGCGGTCGCCCGTGAGCTCGGCATGTCCGATGAGAACATCCGCGCGGGTCTTGCCAATTTCACTGGTGTAAAGCGTCGCTTTACAAAAACCGGGGTCTGGAACGGCGTCACCGTCTATGATGATTATGGCCATCACCCCGTGGAGATCGCGGCTGTTCTCAAAGCCGCCCGCCGGGTTGCCGACCGCCGGGTGATCGCGGTCATGCAGCCCCATCGCTATACCCGGCTGCGCGATCTGTTCGATGATTTCTGCACCTGCTTCAACGATGCGCATAGCGTGGTCTTGGCGCCCGTCTATTCCGCCGGCGAACAGCCGATTGAGGGCGTCACTCACGACGCGCTGCTCGAGGCCATGCGCGCGCGCGGCCATCGCGGTGTGATGAAGATCGATGGACCCCACGAGCTTGCCCCAATGATCGGCAGCATGGCCGAGCCAGGCGATATCGTGGTGTGCCTTGGGGCCGGCACCATCACGCAATGGGCCTATGCCCTTCCTGGTGAGCTGGAGCGATTGGGATGA
- a CDS encoding D-alanine--D-alanine ligase: MPKHVAVLMGGWSAEREVSLNSGAACAAALERAGYRVTTIDVTRDIVRQLDAVKPDVVFNALHGKWGEDGCVQGVLETLQLPYTHSGVLASSLAMHKAKAKSVFAAAGLPVAESVLAPVEEAARAHLMGPPYVMKPESEGSSVGVYIVPKGSNRPPQDILTDPAFAGDQVMVERYVAGRELTCAVRGETALGVIDIVADTGVFYDYHAKYAPGGSRHILPAKIPADVYRRVQEIALAAHQALGCRGVSRADFRYDDTPGGTGELILLEVNTQPGMTGTSLVPELAAHDGMSFEELVSWMVEDASWGR; this comes from the coding sequence ATGCCCAAGCATGTCGCGGTCCTCATGGGTGGATGGTCGGCCGAGCGCGAAGTGAGCCTGAATTCCGGCGCGGCTTGCGCGGCAGCGCTCGAGCGCGCCGGCTATCGCGTCACCACGATTGATGTGACCCGCGACATCGTCCGCCAGCTCGATGCGGTGAAGCCCGATGTGGTATTCAACGCGCTCCACGGCAAATGGGGCGAGGATGGCTGCGTGCAGGGCGTGCTTGAGACATTGCAGCTGCCCTATACCCATTCCGGCGTGCTTGCATCGTCCCTGGCCATGCACAAGGCGAAGGCAAAGAGCGTCTTTGCCGCCGCAGGCCTTCCCGTGGCTGAAAGCGTGCTCGCCCCGGTGGAAGAGGCCGCCCGGGCCCATCTGATGGGACCGCCCTATGTCATGAAGCCCGAGTCGGAAGGCTCGAGCGTCGGCGTCTATATCGTGCCTAAGGGCAGCAATCGGCCGCCTCAGGACATTCTCACCGATCCGGCCTTTGCCGGCGATCAGGTGATGGTCGAGCGCTATGTGGCCGGTCGCGAGCTCACCTGCGCCGTGCGTGGCGAAACAGCGCTCGGCGTCATCGACATCGTCGCCGATACCGGCGTCTTCTACGACTATCACGCGAAATATGCACCCGGCGGTTCGCGCCACATCCTGCCTGCCAAGATCCCGGCGGATGTTTACCGCCGCGTCCAGGAGATTGCGCTGGCCGCCCACCAGGCCTTGGGCTGCCGTGGCGTGAGCCGCGCTGACTTCCGCTACGACGACACACCCGGCGGGACGGGCGAGCTCATCCTGCTTGAGGTGAACACCCAGCCGGGCATGACCGGCACCTCGCTTGTTCCCGAGCTCGCAGCTCATGATGGCATGAGTTTCGAGGAGCTCGTTTCCTGGATGGTGGAAGACGCATCATGGGGAAGGTGA
- a CDS encoding AIM24 family protein → MQTKIIGSTLPVLEIQLDAGEQVVGTPDQLSWMMGDVHLTTTTAGGGATGVWGLVSRAVSGGGMFMTEFRAGQGPGMVAFAAKLPGNITEIKLQNDQGYLVHRHGLICATPDISIATAAQSSLGSGLFGGEGFILQHLTGEASAWIELGGEVVSYDLGARDTCLVHPGHVGMFEDRVSFEITTMPGVKNALFGGDGLFLAKLTGPGRIWLQTLTPAGVAHAVSPYLPAKHG, encoded by the coding sequence ATGCAAACGAAAATCATTGGCTCCACCCTGCCGGTCCTCGAGATCCAGCTGGATGCGGGCGAGCAGGTGGTGGGAACTCCCGACCAGTTGTCCTGGATGATGGGTGATGTGCACCTGACCACCACGACGGCGGGTGGTGGGGCCACCGGCGTCTGGGGCCTGGTCAGCCGCGCGGTCTCCGGCGGTGGGATGTTCATGACCGAGTTTCGGGCGGGTCAGGGACCGGGCATGGTGGCTTTCGCCGCGAAGCTGCCGGGCAACATTACCGAAATCAAGCTGCAGAACGATCAGGGCTATCTCGTGCACCGGCACGGCCTCATCTGCGCAACGCCCGACATCTCGATTGCAACCGCGGCCCAAAGCTCGCTCGGGTCTGGGCTGTTCGGCGGAGAAGGCTTCATCCTTCAGCACCTCACTGGAGAGGCCTCGGCCTGGATCGAACTCGGCGGGGAGGTCGTCTCCTATGACCTTGGCGCGCGCGATACCTGCCTCGTTCACCCCGGCCATGTCGGAATGTTCGAGGACCGGGTAAGCTTCGAGATCACGACCATGCCGGGGGTCAAGAACGCCCTGTTCGGTGGCGATGGCCTGTTCCTTGCCAAACTTACCGGACCCGGACGGATCTGGCTGCAGACACTCACGCCGGCCGGGGTTGCTCACGCGGTCAGCCCCTATCTTCCAGCCAAGCACGGCTAA
- the ftsA gene encoding cell division protein FtsA: MNVVPLHARKNSNRHRPAPSSPIIAAIDVGSTKICCLIAEVRATRNRSFGGEKTHTLNVLGVGHQAAAGIRCGSITDIDQAEIAVRLVVDAAERMAGISIDQVYVNVSGGRPRCEAVTGETRVSGREVAAHDVERAIQVAGERIHAPGRVVLHTTPVQYTLDDVRGIRDPRGMFGERVGVDLNVVTVEPGPLRNLSLAIERCHLDIAGLVIAPYAAGRSVLVEDEMAMGVTCIDMGGGTTSVAVFVEGNLVFADVVPIGGHHITNDIARGLSTPIAHAERMKTLYGSAIPSALDERELLSVPLVGERGTDTVYKIPRSMLTGIIRPRLEETFELIKDRLQASGFARLAGRRMVLTGGACQMTGARELASQILDRHIRLGFPQALNGMPDALRSPNFAVASGLLAYALKPDESIMVTPSRSQGNGYMHRVGRWFRESF, translated from the coding sequence ATGAACGTGGTTCCGTTGCACGCGCGTAAAAATTCAAATCGTCACCGGCCCGCACCAAGTTCGCCGATCATTGCCGCGATCGATGTGGGCTCGACGAAGATCTGTTGTCTGATTGCTGAGGTTCGGGCAACCCGCAATCGCAGCTTCGGCGGTGAGAAGACCCATACGCTCAATGTCCTTGGGGTTGGACATCAGGCGGCGGCCGGCATCCGGTGCGGCTCGATCACCGATATTGATCAGGCGGAGATTGCCGTACGACTGGTGGTCGATGCGGCCGAGCGCATGGCCGGCATCAGCATCGATCAGGTCTATGTCAATGTATCCGGCGGGCGACCGCGCTGCGAGGCGGTGACCGGCGAGACCCGGGTGAGCGGTCGTGAGGTGGCCGCCCATGATGTCGAGCGCGCGATCCAAGTGGCAGGTGAGCGCATTCACGCGCCCGGTCGCGTCGTTCTGCACACGACGCCGGTTCAGTATACCCTCGATGATGTCCGCGGGATCCGTGACCCGCGGGGCATGTTCGGCGAGCGGGTTGGGGTTGATCTCAATGTCGTGACCGTCGAGCCGGGGCCATTGCGCAACCTCTCGCTTGCCATCGAGCGCTGTCATCTCGACATCGCCGGCCTCGTGATCGCGCCCTACGCCGCAGGACGCTCGGTCCTCGTCGAGGACGAGATGGCCATGGGTGTGACCTGCATCGACATGGGCGGCGGCACCACCTCTGTTGCCGTTTTTGTCGAGGGAAATCTGGTCTTTGCCGATGTCGTTCCGATCGGCGGCCACCACATCACCAACGACATCGCCCGCGGCCTCTCGACCCCGATCGCCCATGCCGAGCGGATGAAAACCCTTTACGGCTCCGCCATTCCGAGCGCATTGGATGAGCGGGAATTGCTCTCCGTACCGCTGGTCGGCGAACGCGGAACTGACACGGTCTACAAGATCCCGCGCTCCATGTTGACCGGCATCATTCGCCCGCGGCTTGAGGAGACATTCGAGCTGATCAAGGACCGGCTGCAGGCCTCGGGCTTTGCGCGCTTGGCGGGGCGGCGGATGGTGCTCACCGGTGGCGCCTGCCAGATGACCGGTGCCCGCGAGCTTGCGAGCCAGATCCTCGATCGGCATATCCGGCTGGGCTTCCCGCAGGCCCTCAACGGCATGCCCGACGCCTTGCGCAGCCCCAACTTTGCGGTGGCATCAGGCCTTCTCGCTTATGCCTTGAAGCCCGACGAGAGCATAATGGTCACGCCTAGCCGCTCCCAGGGCAACGGCTACATGCACCGTGTCGGCCGCTGGTTCCGCGAGAGTTTCTGA
- a CDS encoding cell division protein FtsQ/DivIB, with translation MGKVSASDWIRRSAEYPTDGALALLPPRVKTIRAGSAQAAKPKLPPVAAAAGLASATQPSAPDLPPVAKAAKSEKFDVAPTFLRSGVGLPPVAAAASSNPGDASPGSRDMRAPAVTPDLGTPSGEPKLAAKDGPRLPPAAAAAGKSGQGNIGAGDIPSVVSPVREPALTTSKEAPRLPPVAAAAGKASMASTEPPVAAAAGGATRTSRPSELRAERAREPEASPRAKTRMEALVEPRPAPAKISRPQFEPLPVQLPSHELVTKVTRQRRTDPRERARGRLIGDIAPATFLLVSLIVSLVMGGHFEERGGSLRGLVNATASLIGLSADDVRITGLDQQTPEQVLAAIGVEQGGSLIGFDANEARKKLEQLDWISHASVLRLFPNKLLIDLTERHPFALWQSDGVFKVVDKSGIPMPSLEVRAYRNLPIVVGEGANLAALDLVNHLEAQPDIMSLTRAAVRVADRRWVLYLHNSIKVDLPEEQIDEALVLLKTLIDRYGIMTRDIVNIDMRLHDRVVVRMSDEAAEKLKAQEKTSKPVKVSQSQ, from the coding sequence ATGGGGAAGGTGAGCGCCTCCGATTGGATTAGGAGAAGTGCTGAATACCCGACGGACGGTGCGCTGGCTCTGTTGCCGCCCCGCGTGAAGACCATTCGCGCAGGTTCTGCACAGGCTGCAAAGCCGAAGCTGCCGCCGGTGGCGGCTGCCGCAGGGCTGGCAAGCGCGACCCAACCCTCCGCGCCGGATTTGCCGCCCGTCGCAAAGGCAGCAAAATCTGAAAAATTCGACGTGGCGCCAACCTTTTTGCGGTCAGGTGTCGGCCTGCCACCCGTCGCGGCTGCGGCGTCGAGCAACCCCGGCGATGCAAGCCCAGGCTCCCGCGATATGCGAGCACCTGCAGTAACACCGGACCTGGGAACGCCGTCGGGCGAGCCCAAGCTCGCCGCCAAGGATGGACCGCGCCTGCCCCCGGCTGCGGCCGCCGCCGGCAAATCGGGACAAGGCAATATAGGCGCAGGCGACATCCCGTCTGTGGTATCGCCGGTACGGGAACCCGCGCTAACCACCAGCAAGGAAGCACCGCGCCTGCCGCCAGTTGCCGCCGCGGCGGGAAAGGCAAGCATGGCGTCAACAGAGCCGCCGGTTGCCGCCGCAGCGGGAGGCGCCACCCGCACATCAAGACCGTCCGAATTGCGTGCCGAACGCGCGAGGGAACCGGAGGCATCCCCCCGGGCCAAGACCCGGATGGAGGCACTGGTTGAGCCGCGGCCGGCACCAGCCAAGATTTCGCGGCCGCAATTCGAGCCCCTGCCGGTCCAGCTGCCCTCTCATGAACTGGTGACCAAGGTCACCCGGCAGAGGCGAACCGATCCGCGGGAGCGGGCACGCGGCCGGCTCATTGGCGATATCGCCCCCGCGACCTTCCTTCTCGTGAGCCTCATCGTCTCGCTCGTGATGGGCGGACATTTCGAGGAGCGGGGCGGCTCGTTACGCGGCCTGGTGAATGCGACCGCATCTCTCATCGGCCTTTCGGCGGATGATGTGCGCATCACCGGCCTCGATCAGCAGACCCCTGAACAGGTGCTTGCCGCGATCGGTGTCGAGCAAGGCGGCTCGCTCATCGGCTTCGATGCCAATGAGGCCCGCAAGAAGCTCGAGCAGCTGGACTGGATCTCCCATGCCTCCGTCTTGCGCCTGTTTCCCAACAAGCTGCTGATCGATTTGACTGAGCGCCATCCTTTTGCGCTCTGGCAGTCGGATGGCGTCTTCAAGGTTGTAGACAAGTCAGGCATCCCCATGCCGAGCCTCGAAGTGCGGGCCTATCGCAACTTGCCCATCGTGGTGGGCGAGGGGGCAAATCTCGCCGCGTTGGATCTTGTTAACCATCTGGAAGCCCAACCTGACATAATGTCTCTCACGCGCGCCGCCGTGCGCGTGGCTGACCGTCGATGGGTTCTTTACTTGCACAATTCCATCAAGGTGGATTTGCCCGAGGAGCAGATCGATGAGGCGCTGGTGCTGCTCAAGACGTTGATCGATCGTTACGGGATCATGACCCGGGACATCGTCAATATCGACATGCGACTTCATGATCGGGTGGTGGTCAGGATGTCGGATGAGGCCGCCGAGAAGCTGAAGGCGCAAGAGAAGACGTCAAAGCCCGTCAAGGTCAGCCAAAGTCAGTAA
- the murG gene encoding undecaprenyldiphospho-muramoylpentapeptide beta-N-acetylglucosaminyltransferase yields MMGELRDNQIKPVVALAAGGTGGHLFPAQALAEVLSERGYAVHLLTDQRGLDHSSRFPAHMVHVIPSSTIVTSKPAAVPGQLMALGRGFMKARRSLAEMRPVAVVGFGGYPSLPPMLAALSLRLPVLLHEQNAVMGKANRITAPYARHVATAFPEVTRVPPKARGKLVLTGNPVRAAVHAARATPFAPPSADEPFRLLIFGGSQGARIFSDVVPKALAELPAATRRQLRVVQQARPEDAERVEQVYREAGIEAEVNPFFNDMAERIAKAHLVIARAGASTVSELGVIGRPAVLVPLAQSLEGDQMSNAKQFAAAGGGWVIEQSGFTVERVTSLLLTLRYDDAGLSRAAAGAASFGRPDAAHRLAGLVESIARGAASGANAPAETRNLVEGATQKESL; encoded by the coding sequence ATGATGGGAGAGTTGAGGGATAACCAGATAAAGCCGGTCGTGGCGCTTGCCGCGGGCGGCACCGGCGGGCATCTCTTCCCCGCCCAAGCCCTGGCGGAGGTGCTGAGCGAACGCGGCTATGCCGTGCATCTGCTGACTGACCAGCGCGGGCTCGATCACAGCAGCCGCTTTCCAGCTCACATGGTCCATGTGATCCCGTCCTCCACCATCGTGACCTCCAAGCCGGCAGCTGTGCCGGGCCAGCTCATGGCTTTGGGCCGTGGTTTCATGAAAGCGCGCCGCAGCCTTGCTGAGATGCGCCCCGTCGCCGTGGTGGGCTTCGGCGGCTATCCCTCTCTGCCGCCCATGCTGGCCGCCTTGTCTCTGCGTTTGCCCGTGTTGCTCCATGAGCAGAATGCGGTGATGGGCAAGGCCAATCGCATCACTGCACCCTATGCCCGGCATGTGGCGACCGCCTTCCCGGAGGTCACCCGAGTGCCGCCCAAGGCGAGGGGCAAGCTGGTGCTCACCGGCAATCCCGTGCGCGCTGCGGTTCATGCGGCGCGGGCCACTCCCTTTGCGCCGCCCTCGGCGGACGAACCATTCCGCCTGCTAATTTTCGGCGGCAGCCAGGGCGCGCGGATCTTTTCCGACGTGGTGCCGAAGGCGCTGGCCGAACTGCCGGCGGCCACCCGCCGTCAGCTGCGCGTCGTGCAGCAGGCCCGTCCGGAGGATGCCGAGCGCGTTGAGCAAGTCTATCGCGAGGCGGGAATTGAGGCCGAGGTCAATCCGTTCTTCAATGACATGGCTGAGCGCATCGCCAAGGCTCATCTCGTCATAGCGCGCGCCGGAGCCTCGACCGTCAGCGAACTTGGGGTGATCGGCCGCCCGGCGGTGCTCGTGCCGCTTGCTCAATCCCTGGAGGGAGACCAGATGAGCAATGCGAAACAGTTTGCCGCAGCCGGTGGCGGCTGGGTCATTGAGCAATCGGGCTTTACAGTCGAGCGCGTAACGAGTCTTTTGCTCACTCTGCGCTATGACGATGCTGGTCTGAGCCGAGCGGCCGCGGGGGCTGCGAGCTTCGGCCGTCCGGATGCAGCCCACAGGCTTGCAGGATTGGTGGAGAGCATCGCCCGGGGAGCAGCATCCGGCGCCAATGCACCTGCCGAAACGCGCAACCTGGTTGAAGGCGCAACCCAGAAGGAGAGCCTATGA
- a CDS encoding FAD-dependent oxidoreductase, with product MTQELTTQCCIAGGGPAGLMAGFLLARAGVDVVVLEKHQDFFRDFRGDTIHPSTLELMYELGLIEDFLKVPHNAAETLSAVFGDEEVQIADFRHLPSHCKFLAIMPQWDFLNFLATKARDYPTFRLLMEGEVDDLIIEKDVVRGVTASVASGSVRVMADLVIGADGRSSTVRKKAGLIPQELGAPIDVLWFRLSRKLDDAPATMGRFAAGHLLVQINRGDYWQCAYVIPKGEFEAVKTAGLEQLRQTIQSLLPNLPGRTQELNDWEHIKLLTVQVNRLEKWWRPGLICIGDAAHAMSPIGGVGVNLAVQDAVAAANALAEPLRSGGPIEDALEAVQRRRMWPTRVTQQLQLIIQDRLLKPLLASKTLPEIPLPLRVFQELPVLSRLPARLLGLGVRPEHIRTPDVLASGGGRPAADTQ from the coding sequence ATGACCCAGGAACTTACCACCCAGTGCTGCATCGCCGGGGGCGGCCCCGCCGGGCTCATGGCCGGCTTCCTTCTGGCACGGGCCGGCGTCGACGTGGTGGTCCTCGAGAAACATCAGGATTTCTTCCGCGACTTCCGCGGCGACACCATCCATCCCTCGACGCTCGAACTCATGTATGAGCTCGGCCTCATCGAGGATTTCCTGAAGGTCCCTCACAACGCGGCGGAAACCTTGAGTGCCGTGTTCGGGGATGAGGAGGTCCAGATCGCCGATTTCCGCCACCTTCCCTCCCATTGCAAGTTTCTGGCGATCATGCCCCAATGGGATTTCCTCAACTTTCTCGCGACCAAGGCCCGGGATTATCCCACGTTCCGGCTGCTCATGGAGGGCGAGGTCGATGATCTCATCATCGAGAAGGATGTCGTCCGCGGCGTGACGGCCAGTGTGGCATCCGGCTCGGTCCGCGTCATGGCGGACCTCGTGATCGGTGCGGATGGGCGTTCCTCGACAGTGCGCAAGAAGGCAGGCCTGATCCCGCAGGAGCTCGGCGCGCCCATCGACGTGCTCTGGTTCAGGCTTTCACGAAAGCTCGATGACGCACCGGCCACAATGGGCCGGTTTGCGGCGGGCCACCTCCTGGTGCAGATCAACCGGGGCGACTACTGGCAATGCGCCTATGTCATTCCCAAGGGGGAATTCGAGGCCGTGAAGACGGCGGGGCTCGAGCAGCTGCGGCAGACCATCCAAAGCCTCCTGCCAAACCTGCCCGGGCGCACGCAGGAACTCAATGACTGGGAGCACATCAAGCTTCTCACGGTCCAGGTCAACCGGCTGGAGAAATGGTGGCGGCCAGGGCTCATCTGCATTGGGGATGCGGCGCATGCCATGTCACCCATCGGCGGCGTCGGGGTCAATCTGGCGGTTCAGGATGCGGTCGCTGCCGCCAATGCGCTTGCGGAACCCTTGCGCTCGGGCGGGCCGATCGAAGATGCTCTCGAGGCCGTGCAGAGACGGCGCATGTGGCCGACGCGGGTCACCCAGCAACTGCAGCTGATCATCCAGGATCGCCTGCTGAAACCGCTGCTCGCCAGCAAGACGCTGCCCGAAATCCCATTGCCGCTGCGTGTCTTTCAGGAGCTGCCGGTGCTCAGCCGCCTGCCCGCACGCCTTCTCGGTCTGGGCGTGCGGCCGGAACATATCCGCACGCCCGATGTTCTTGCCTCGGGCGGAGGGCGGCCCGCAGCCGACACGCAATGA
- the murB gene encoding UDP-N-acetylmuramate dehydrogenase codes for MTVMIDGEALLKKLPPVRGRIIANAALAELTWFRVGGPAEILFTPADEQDLADFLRNLPQDIPVTPIGVGSNLLVRDGGVPGVVIRLGRGFSDIKAEEGDRLRVGTAVPDVRVARAALDHGIGALTFFRGIPGTIGGALRMNGGAYGRETKDVLVEARGVDRGGNIVTLATADMHMTYRHCGAPETIIFTEALLQGEPGDPEQIAADMAAITEARERTQPIKSRTGGSTFKNPPGQKAWQLMDKAGMRGFAIGGARVSELHCNFLINEGGATAAEIEALGEEGRRRVLETSGVTLEWEIKRIGIPAPALQAGES; via the coding sequence ATGACCGTCATGATCGATGGAGAGGCGTTGCTCAAGAAATTGCCGCCTGTGCGCGGCCGCATCATCGCCAATGCAGCGCTGGCGGAACTGACATGGTTCCGCGTCGGAGGGCCGGCCGAGATCCTGTTCACCCCCGCCGACGAGCAGGACCTTGCAGACTTCCTGCGCAATTTGCCGCAGGACATTCCCGTAACACCCATTGGCGTCGGCTCGAACCTCCTCGTGCGCGATGGCGGCGTTCCCGGTGTGGTGATCCGGCTTGGCCGCGGTTTTTCTGACATCAAGGCGGAAGAAGGGGACCGGCTCAGGGTTGGCACCGCTGTGCCCGATGTGCGCGTCGCCCGTGCAGCACTCGATCATGGTATCGGTGCGTTAACCTTTTTTAGGGGGATACCGGGCACCATAGGTGGCGCGCTGCGAATGAATGGCGGTGCTTATGGCCGTGAGACCAAGGATGTTCTGGTCGAGGCCCGGGGTGTGGATCGGGGCGGGAATATCGTGACGCTGGCGACTGCCGACATGCACATGACCTATCGCCATTGCGGCGCGCCCGAGACTATTATCTTCACGGAGGCGCTTCTCCAGGGCGAGCCGGGCGATCCAGAGCAGATTGCAGCCGACATGGCGGCGATCACCGAGGCCCGCGAGCGCACGCAGCCGATCAAGAGCCGCACCGGCGGGTCCACCTTCAAGAACCCTCCGGGACAGAAGGCTTGGCAGCTCATGGACAAGGCCGGTATGCGCGGCTTTGCCATCGGCGGCGCACGTGTCTCCGAGCTGCACTGCAACTTCTTGATCAATGAAGGCGGCGCCACCGCTGCCGAAATCGAGGCCTTGGGCGAGGAAGGACGCCGGCGCGTGCTGGAGACCTCGGGCGTGACGCTCGAATGGGAGATCAAGCGTATCGGCATACCTGCACCCGCACTCCAGGCAGGGGAGAGCTGA